Proteins encoded within one genomic window of Cellulomonas flavigena DSM 20109:
- a CDS encoding ComEA family DNA-binding protein, with amino-acid sequence MPAGPQAAARAAAPGADEAWRPDVLSALADAATSATPHLPAPAPRVRWAPSWRAAGAAVLVLALVAGGIVLRAAGAPRGEPVTIPVPAPDATSRAAGGPAGEEVVVVHVVGAVAAPGVVRLTLGARVADAVAAAGGSTPEADLGRVNLARVLTDGEQLVVPAAGAPASEPAGAPTDGLVDLNSATEQELQELPGVGPVLAGRIVQRRTERPYAAVDELDEVAGIGPALLADLRPRVRV; translated from the coding sequence GTGCCTGCCGGGCCGCAGGCCGCTGCACGAGCCGCTGCACCCGGGGCCGACGAGGCGTGGCGCCCCGACGTGCTGTCCGCCCTGGCCGACGCGGCCACCTCCGCCACCCCTCACCTCCCCGCGCCCGCGCCCCGCGTGCGGTGGGCGCCGTCGTGGCGGGCGGCAGGAGCCGCGGTGCTCGTGCTGGCGCTCGTCGCGGGCGGGATCGTGCTGCGTGCGGCCGGCGCGCCGCGGGGTGAGCCCGTGACGATCCCCGTCCCGGCGCCGGACGCGACGTCGCGCGCCGCGGGCGGTCCGGCAGGCGAGGAGGTGGTCGTGGTGCACGTCGTCGGGGCGGTGGCGGCGCCCGGCGTCGTGCGCCTCACGCTCGGCGCGCGCGTCGCGGACGCGGTCGCCGCGGCCGGCGGCAGCACGCCCGAGGCCGACCTCGGCAGGGTCAACCTCGCACGCGTCCTCACCGACGGCGAGCAGCTCGTCGTCCCGGCGGCCGGTGCACCGGCGTCCGAGCCCGCGGGGGCGCCGACGGACGGCCTGGTGGACCTCAACTCCGCGACCGAGCAGGAGCTGCAGGAGCTGCCGGGCGTCGGACCCGTCCTCGCCGGGCGCATCGTCCAACGGCGCACCGAGCGGCCGTACGCGGCGGTCGACGAGCTGGACGAGGTCGCGGGGATCGGCCCCGCCCTGCTCGCGGACCTGCGGCCGCGGGTCCGCGTGTGA
- a CDS encoding PQQ-dependent sugar dehydrogenase, translating into MRPPQSPSRRTARRTARTAALVAGLAAGLAGCTPTTTETPDPRVASAAATGPGTPVATLGEPEELTTGLEAPWGLTFLPDGSALVSERISGRILHVAAEGGPPREVGVVPDVAVSSEGGLLGIAASPDFAQDRTVYASVSGRDENRIVALTVAEDLGSLAVDRVLLDGILTADRHHGGRLAIGPDGHLWIGTGDAFEPENAADDDSLNGKILRIATDGSIPVDNPQGSPIYSRGHRNVQGITFGPDGTAYASELGHRTWDEVNVLRPGEDYGWPATEGVAGDTGVPPIATLHPDDASPSGVAHAAGSLWIGALGGQRLWQLPVDGPAATADPIEHLTGTYGRIRTVEVAPDGALWLITSNTDRATWGGTDPRPGDDRILRVEVVAAGG; encoded by the coding sequence ATGAGACCGCCGCAGAGCCCCTCCCGCCGGACGGCGCGCCGCACCGCCCGCACTGCCGCCCTCGTGGCCGGCCTCGCCGCCGGCCTGGCCGGTTGCACGCCGACGACGACCGAGACCCCCGACCCGCGTGTCGCGAGCGCGGCGGCCACGGGACCTGGCACGCCCGTCGCCACGCTCGGCGAGCCGGAGGAGCTGACCACCGGGCTCGAGGCCCCCTGGGGTCTGACCTTCCTTCCCGACGGGTCGGCCCTCGTCTCGGAGCGGATCAGCGGCCGGATCCTGCACGTCGCTGCCGAGGGCGGCCCTCCGCGCGAGGTCGGCGTCGTGCCCGACGTCGCCGTCTCCTCGGAAGGCGGCCTGCTCGGCATCGCCGCCTCGCCGGACTTCGCGCAGGACCGCACCGTCTACGCGTCCGTGTCCGGGCGCGACGAGAACCGGATCGTCGCCCTCACGGTCGCCGAGGACCTCGGCTCGCTGGCCGTGGACCGCGTGCTGCTCGACGGCATCCTGACCGCGGACCGGCACCACGGTGGGCGGCTGGCCATCGGCCCGGACGGCCACCTGTGGATCGGCACCGGTGACGCCTTCGAGCCGGAGAACGCCGCGGACGACGACTCGCTCAACGGCAAGATCCTGCGCATCGCGACCGACGGCTCGATCCCGGTCGACAACCCGCAGGGCTCGCCGATCTACTCCCGCGGGCACCGCAACGTCCAGGGCATCACGTTCGGGCCGGACGGCACCGCCTACGCCTCCGAGCTCGGCCACCGCACGTGGGACGAGGTCAACGTGCTGCGTCCCGGCGAGGACTACGGCTGGCCCGCGACCGAGGGCGTCGCCGGCGACACGGGCGTGCCGCCGATCGCGACCCTGCACCCCGACGACGCCAGCCCGTCCGGCGTCGCCCACGCCGCCGGGTCGCTGTGGATCGGCGCACTGGGCGGGCAACGGCTCTGGCAGCTCCCCGTCGACGGGCCGGCGGCGACCGCCGACCCGATCGAGCACCTCACCGGCACGTACGGCCGCATCCGCACCGTCGAGGTCGCACCCGACGGCGCGCTGTGGCTGATCACCTCGAACACCGACCGCGCGACGTGGGGCGGCACCGACCCCCGCCCGGGTGACGACCGCATCCTGCGGGTCGAGGTGGTCGCCGCGGGGGGCTGA